From the genome of Argentina anserina chromosome 4, drPotAnse1.1, whole genome shotgun sequence, one region includes:
- the LOC126792603 gene encoding uncharacterized protein LOC126792603 isoform X1 produces MIAERTLARVPYKMQEGSIYDIFCFPTQRDPARARVVEHHTIVYFNAKTQFVLVSEPVAPIPLHSFHLLEFNQLLAEVAKQEILTDVYGCIKDVVPQHIASVRSEKKTESKCVITLHNSRRETLKITLWGDVARQFPLETVLSSEPSKLAVITSLKLSTYYRRAKGSNTNHTCIIIDPTIPQREEYKTEFSGPDDKVKMLPIPFRCLTAEEQDQQARIKLSELNALNPEEHLQGEPVYVVGKIIDFSDNGWWYKGCPIPECFKVLKKKEENNKYNCPDHLSEVIPLPCYKVYMIIEDDTNESMVTLMGRPAEELFGASCRELLNRRFYASETELPEEITNTIGQTHLFEIKMSYNSEFSVKDVHQAPQSTQTSGHAVHPTAETPERLNYGKNRIGQTTEICMFTPESEKKNKGKGNKHASSSPTGQRLSKQKMN; encoded by the exons ATGATAGCAGAAAGGACTCTTGCTCGCGTTCCTTACAAGATGCAGGAAGGAAGTATATATGATATCTTTTGTTTTCCCACACAAAGAGATCCTGCTCGAGCAAGGGTTGTTGAGCATCACACCATAGTGTATTTCAATGCAAAAACACAGTTTGTTTTGGTCTCAGAACCTGTTGCACCAATTCCATTACACTCTTTCCATCTCCTAGAGTTCAACCAACTATTGGCTGAAGTTGCCAAACAAGAGATCCTCACAG ATGTTTATGGGTGCATTAAAGATGTCGTACCCCAACACATAGCATCTGTGAggagtgaaaaaaaaaccgaatcaAAGTGTGTGATAACTCTTCACAATTCCAG GAGAGAAACCCTTAAAATCACCCTTTGGGGAGATGTTGCTCGACAATTTCCTCTTGAAACCGTGCTAAGTTCAGAACCGTCGAAGCTAGCTGTCATTACTAGCTTAAAATTAAGCACATACTACC GTCGTGCAAAAGGATCAAACACCAACCATACATGCATCATCATAGACCCAACTATTCCACAGAGGGAAGAATACAAGACTGA ATTCAGTGGACCAGACGACAAAGTTAAAATGCTTCCAATACCATTTAGGTGTCTGACAGCTGAAGAACAAGACCAACAAGCTCGAATCAAATTATCGGAACTGAACGCCCTCAACCCTGAGGAACATCTG CAGGGAGAACCTGTCTATGTTGTTGGTAAGATTATAGATTTTTCTGACAACGGCTGGTGGTACAAGGGCTGCCCCATTCCCGAATGCTTTAAAGTTCTcaagaagaaagaggagaacaATAAATACAATTGTCCAGACCATCTTTCTGAAGTGATACCACTTCCATG CTACAAGGTCTACATGATAATTGAAGACGACACTAACGAATCCATGGTGACTTTAATGGGGAGACCAGCCGAGGAACTTTTCGGAGCGTCTTGCCGAGAACTCCTCAATAGAAGATTCTATGCAAGTGAGACAGAATTACCAGAGGAGATCACAAACACAATAGGTCAAACCCATCTCTTTGAAATCAAAATGAGCTACAACAGTGAATTCTCGGTCAAAGATGTGCACCAAGCCCCTCAGTCCACACAAACATCAGGCCATGCCGTCCACCCTACTGCTGAAACACCTGAACGTCTGAATTATGGAAAAAACCGAATAGGACAAACGACTGAAATATGCATGTTCACACCAGAgagtgagaaaaaaaataaagg GAAAGGAAACAAACatgcatcatcatcaccaaccgGTCAGAGACTAAGCAAACAGAAAATGAACTAG
- the LOC126792603 gene encoding uncharacterized protein LOC126792603 isoform X2 produces the protein MIAERTLARVPYKMQEGSIYDIFCFPTQRDPARARVVEHHTIVYFNAKTQFVLVSEPVAPIPLHSFHLLEFNQLLAEVAKQEILTDVYGCIKDVVPQHIASVRSEKKTESKCVITLHNSRRETLKITLWGDVARQFPLETVLSSEPSKLAVITSLKLSTYYRRAKGSNTNHTCIIIDPTIPQREEYKTEFSGPDDKVKMLPIPFRCLTAEEQDQQARIKLSELNALNPEEHLGEPVYVVGKIIDFSDNGWWYKGCPIPECFKVLKKKEENNKYNCPDHLSEVIPLPCYKVYMIIEDDTNESMVTLMGRPAEELFGASCRELLNRRFYASETELPEEITNTIGQTHLFEIKMSYNSEFSVKDVHQAPQSTQTSGHAVHPTAETPERLNYGKNRIGQTTEICMFTPESEKKNKGKGNKHASSSPTGQRLSKQKMN, from the exons ATGATAGCAGAAAGGACTCTTGCTCGCGTTCCTTACAAGATGCAGGAAGGAAGTATATATGATATCTTTTGTTTTCCCACACAAAGAGATCCTGCTCGAGCAAGGGTTGTTGAGCATCACACCATAGTGTATTTCAATGCAAAAACACAGTTTGTTTTGGTCTCAGAACCTGTTGCACCAATTCCATTACACTCTTTCCATCTCCTAGAGTTCAACCAACTATTGGCTGAAGTTGCCAAACAAGAGATCCTCACAG ATGTTTATGGGTGCATTAAAGATGTCGTACCCCAACACATAGCATCTGTGAggagtgaaaaaaaaaccgaatcaAAGTGTGTGATAACTCTTCACAATTCCAG GAGAGAAACCCTTAAAATCACCCTTTGGGGAGATGTTGCTCGACAATTTCCTCTTGAAACCGTGCTAAGTTCAGAACCGTCGAAGCTAGCTGTCATTACTAGCTTAAAATTAAGCACATACTACC GTCGTGCAAAAGGATCAAACACCAACCATACATGCATCATCATAGACCCAACTATTCCACAGAGGGAAGAATACAAGACTGA ATTCAGTGGACCAGACGACAAAGTTAAAATGCTTCCAATACCATTTAGGTGTCTGACAGCTGAAGAACAAGACCAACAAGCTCGAATCAAATTATCGGAACTGAACGCCCTCAACCCTGAGGAACATCTG GGAGAACCTGTCTATGTTGTTGGTAAGATTATAGATTTTTCTGACAACGGCTGGTGGTACAAGGGCTGCCCCATTCCCGAATGCTTTAAAGTTCTcaagaagaaagaggagaacaATAAATACAATTGTCCAGACCATCTTTCTGAAGTGATACCACTTCCATG CTACAAGGTCTACATGATAATTGAAGACGACACTAACGAATCCATGGTGACTTTAATGGGGAGACCAGCCGAGGAACTTTTCGGAGCGTCTTGCCGAGAACTCCTCAATAGAAGATTCTATGCAAGTGAGACAGAATTACCAGAGGAGATCACAAACACAATAGGTCAAACCCATCTCTTTGAAATCAAAATGAGCTACAACAGTGAATTCTCGGTCAAAGATGTGCACCAAGCCCCTCAGTCCACACAAACATCAGGCCATGCCGTCCACCCTACTGCTGAAACACCTGAACGTCTGAATTATGGAAAAAACCGAATAGGACAAACGACTGAAATATGCATGTTCACACCAGAgagtgagaaaaaaaataaagg GAAAGGAAACAAACatgcatcatcatcaccaaccgGTCAGAGACTAAGCAAACAGAAAATGAACTAG
- the LOC126792603 gene encoding uncharacterized protein LOC126792603 isoform X3, protein MIAERTLARVPYKMQEGSIYDIFCFPTQRDPARARVVEHHTIVYFNAKTQFVLVSEPVAPIPLHSFHLLEFNQLLAEVAKQEILTDVYGCIKDVVPQHIASVRSEKKTESKCVITLHNSRRETLKITLWGDVARQFPLETVLSSEPSKLAVITSLKLSTYYRRAKGSNTNHTCIIIDPTIPQREEYKTDGPDDKVKMLPIPFRCLTAEEQDQQARIKLSELNALNPEEHLQGEPVYVVGKIIDFSDNGWWYKGCPIPECFKVLKKKEENNKYNCPDHLSEVIPLPCYKVYMIIEDDTNESMVTLMGRPAEELFGASCRELLNRRFYASETELPEEITNTIGQTHLFEIKMSYNSEFSVKDVHQAPQSTQTSGHAVHPTAETPERLNYGKNRIGQTTEICMFTPESEKKNKGKGNKHASSSPTGQRLSKQKMN, encoded by the exons ATGATAGCAGAAAGGACTCTTGCTCGCGTTCCTTACAAGATGCAGGAAGGAAGTATATATGATATCTTTTGTTTTCCCACACAAAGAGATCCTGCTCGAGCAAGGGTTGTTGAGCATCACACCATAGTGTATTTCAATGCAAAAACACAGTTTGTTTTGGTCTCAGAACCTGTTGCACCAATTCCATTACACTCTTTCCATCTCCTAGAGTTCAACCAACTATTGGCTGAAGTTGCCAAACAAGAGATCCTCACAG ATGTTTATGGGTGCATTAAAGATGTCGTACCCCAACACATAGCATCTGTGAggagtgaaaaaaaaaccgaatcaAAGTGTGTGATAACTCTTCACAATTCCAG GAGAGAAACCCTTAAAATCACCCTTTGGGGAGATGTTGCTCGACAATTTCCTCTTGAAACCGTGCTAAGTTCAGAACCGTCGAAGCTAGCTGTCATTACTAGCTTAAAATTAAGCACATACTACC GTCGTGCAAAAGGATCAAACACCAACCATACATGCATCATCATAGACCCAACTATTCCACAGAGGGAAGAATACAAGACTGA TGGACCAGACGACAAAGTTAAAATGCTTCCAATACCATTTAGGTGTCTGACAGCTGAAGAACAAGACCAACAAGCTCGAATCAAATTATCGGAACTGAACGCCCTCAACCCTGAGGAACATCTG CAGGGAGAACCTGTCTATGTTGTTGGTAAGATTATAGATTTTTCTGACAACGGCTGGTGGTACAAGGGCTGCCCCATTCCCGAATGCTTTAAAGTTCTcaagaagaaagaggagaacaATAAATACAATTGTCCAGACCATCTTTCTGAAGTGATACCACTTCCATG CTACAAGGTCTACATGATAATTGAAGACGACACTAACGAATCCATGGTGACTTTAATGGGGAGACCAGCCGAGGAACTTTTCGGAGCGTCTTGCCGAGAACTCCTCAATAGAAGATTCTATGCAAGTGAGACAGAATTACCAGAGGAGATCACAAACACAATAGGTCAAACCCATCTCTTTGAAATCAAAATGAGCTACAACAGTGAATTCTCGGTCAAAGATGTGCACCAAGCCCCTCAGTCCACACAAACATCAGGCCATGCCGTCCACCCTACTGCTGAAACACCTGAACGTCTGAATTATGGAAAAAACCGAATAGGACAAACGACTGAAATATGCATGTTCACACCAGAgagtgagaaaaaaaataaagg GAAAGGAAACAAACatgcatcatcatcaccaaccgGTCAGAGACTAAGCAAACAGAAAATGAACTAG
- the LOC126792602 gene encoding probable inactive receptor kinase At1g27190, with translation MKIASPLALVSLVVFLSSLRFCRSIEDDLTCLAGVKRSLADPDGRLSQWNLANNSVASICKLVGVSCWNEKENRLLSLQLPSMSLAGELPESLKYCHSLQTLDLSGNALSGPVPPQICDWLPYLVTLDLSSNRLSGSIPPEIVNCKFLNTLILNDNRLSGSIPYELGRLDRLKKFSVANNGLSGTIPPELSKFEKDDFEGNGKLCGKPLGSKCGGLSGKSLGIIIAAGAIGAAASLVLGLVIWWWFFIRGSKKKQSFGGVGVKGESGWVGLLKSHKLVQVSLFQKPIVKVRLADLLVATGNFDAQNIVISGRTGVSYKAVLPDGSALAIKRLGGCKLGEKQFRLEMNRLGQLRHPNLVPLLGFCVVEEEKLLVYKHMYNGTLYSQLHGSGNVSSQYGFLDWLTRLRIGVGAARGLAWLHHACQPPQMHQNISSNVILLDYDFEARITDFGLARLVGSRDSNDSSFVNLGEIGYVAPEYSSTMVASLKGDVYGFGVVLLELITGQKPLEISNVVEGFKGNLVDWVSGLSNTGRNVDAVDNVLAGKGHDDEILQFMRVACSCVVARPKDRPSMHQVYESLKSLADKHGFSEQYDEFPLILGKQVPES, from the coding sequence ATGAAGATCGCTTCACCCCTAGCTTTAGTCTCACTCGTCGTCTTCCTCAGCTCGCTCCGCTTCTGCCGCTCGATCGAGGACGACCTCACCTGCCTCGCCGGCGTCAAGCGCTCGCTGGCCGACCCCGACGGCCGCCTCAGCCAATGGAACCTCGCCAACAACTCCGTCGCCTCAATCTGCAAGCTCGTCGGAGTTTCGTGCTGGAACGAGAAGGAGAATCGCCTCCTCAGCCTCCAGCTCCCGTCGATGAGCCTCGCCGGCGAGCTACCGGAGTCGCTCAAGTACTGCCACAGCCTCCAAACCCTAGATCTCTCCGGCAATGCTCTCTCCGGTCCGGTCCCGCCGCAAATCTGCGACTGGCTACCTTATCTCGTGACTCTAGATCTCTCTAGTAACCGTCTCTCCGGCTCGATTCCGCCGGAGATTGTCAACTGTAAGTTTCTGAACACTCTGATTCTGAACGATAACCGTCTTTCCGGTTCGATTCCGTATGAGCTTGGCCGGCTGGACCGGTTGAAGAAGTTTTCAGTGGCCAATAATGGCCTTTCCGGCACAATCCCGCCGGAACTGTCCAAATTCGAAAAGGACGATTTCGAAGGGAACGGTAAGCTGTGTGGGAAGCCGCTGGGGTCGAAATGCGGCGGCCTGAGCGGCAAAAGCCTCGGGATTATAATCGCCGCCGGGGCTATCGGCGCGGCGGCGTCTCTGGTTTTGGGGCTGGTGATTTGGTGGTGGTTTTTTATTAGGGGAAGTAAGAAAAAGCAAAGCTTTGGTGGTGTTGGTGTGAAAGGTGAGAGTGGCTGGGTTGGTTTGTTGAAGTCACACAAGCTTGTTCAGGTTTCTCTGTTTCAGAAGCCCATTGTGAAAGTCCGGTTAGCTGATTTGTTGGTGGCTACAGGCAATTTCGACGCGCAAAACATTGTCATTTCGGGGAGAACAGGGGTGTCGTACAAGGCGGTGTTGCCTGATGGGTCTGCATTGGCGATCAAGAGGCTTGGTGGGTGTAAACTCGGAGAGAAGCAGTTTAGGTTGGAGATGAATAGGTTGGGGCAGCTGAGGCATCCGAATTTGGTGCCTTTGTTGGGGTTCTGTGTTGTGGAGGAAGAGAAGCTTTTGGTGTATAAGCACATGTATAATGGTACATTGTACTCGCAGTTGCATGGGAGTGGTAATGTGAGTAGCCAGTATGGTTTTTTGGATTGGTTGACACGGTTGAGGATTGGTGTGGGAGCAGCAAGAGGACTTGCTTGGCTTCATCATGCTTGCCAGCCGCCGCAGATGCACCAGAACATTAGCTCGAATGTGATTCTTcttgattatgattttgagGCTCGGATAACGGATTTTGGATTGGCGAGGCTGGTGGGTTCTCGTGATTCAAATGATAGCTCGTTTGTGAATCTAGGAGAGATTGGTTATGTTGCTCCGGAGTATTCGAGCACAATGGTTGCGTCGTTAAAAGGGGATGTCTATGGATTCGGGGTAGTTCTTTTGGAATTGATTACCGGACAGAAACCTTTAGAAATCAGTAATGTAGTGGAGGGGTTCAAGGGGAATTTGGTGGACTGGGTGTCTGGCTTATCAAACACTGGTAGGAATGTTGATGCCGTAGACAATGTCTTAGCAGGGAAAGGtcatgatgatgaaattttacagTTCATGAGGGTGGCTTGCTCTTGCGTGGTTGCTAGGCCAAAAGATAGGCCTTCTATGCATCAAGTTTACGAGTCATTGAAGAGCTTGGCTGATAAACACGGTTTCTCTGAACAGTACGATGAATTTCCATTGATATTGGGCAAGCAGGTTCCTGAATCTTGA